Proteins found in one Miscanthus floridulus cultivar M001 chromosome 4, ASM1932011v1, whole genome shotgun sequence genomic segment:
- the LOC136548202 gene encoding fasciclin-like arabinogalactan protein 4: MGNLPQWLSSFAFVAASGADLADVLRFHVLLEFLAPADIRRLPASVKIVTTLFQTTSRAPVDLGAVNITTVGSSLAVVRLLAPSPDSNATVLNAITAVLYNLSVLAVNGLTASDGPSSTCPRPSTSPVSSPTHAPSAWRRPCSRTR, translated from the coding sequence ATGGGAAACCTCCCACAATGGCTGTCGTCGTTCGCATTCGTGGCCGCGTCGGGCGCTGACCTCGCCGACGTTCTCCGCTTCCACGTCCTACTCGAGTTCCTTGCCCCCGCCGACATCCGCCGCTTGCCTGCCTCCGTGAAGATTGTGACCACGCTATTCCAAACCACCAGCCGCGCCCCCGTGGACCTCGGCGCCGTCAATATCACCACAGTGGGCTCCTCCCTTGCCGTTGTCCGTTTGCTGGCACCGTCCCCGGATTCGAATGCCACCGTCCTCAACGCCATTACCGCGGTGCTGTACAACCTTAGCGTGCTGGCGGTGAACGGCCTCACGGCATCCGACGGTCCGAGTTCCACATGCCCGCGGCCGTCAACATCACCCGTGTCCTCACCGACGCACGCTCCTTCAGCGTGGCGGCGTCCATGCTCGAGG